One stretch of Telopea speciosissima isolate NSW1024214 ecotype Mountain lineage unplaced genomic scaffold, Tspe_v1 Tspe_v1.0289, whole genome shotgun sequence DNA includes these proteins:
- the LOC122647936 gene encoding NAD(P)H-quinone oxidoreductase subunit H, chloroplastic yields MTVPVTRKDLMIVNMGPHHPSMHGVLRLIVTLDGEDVIDCEPILGYLHRGMEKIAENRTIIQYLPYVTRWDYLATMFTEAITVNGPEQLGNIQVPKRASYIRAIMLELSRIASHLLWLGPFMADIGAQTPFFYIFRERELIYDLFEAATGMRMMHNYFRIGGVAADLPHGWIDKCLDFCNYFLTVVAEYQKLITRNPIFLERVEGVGIIGGEEAINWGLSGPMLRASGIEWDLRKVDHYECYDEFDWEIQWQKEGDSLARYLVRINEMKESIKIIQQALEGIPGGPYENLEVRRFDRTKDSEWNDFEYRFISKKPSPTFELSKQELYVRVEAPKGELGIFLIGDQSVFPWRWKIRPPGFINLQILPQLVKRMKLADIMTILGSIDIIMGEVDR; encoded by the coding sequence ATGACTGTACCAGTTACAAGAAAAGACCTTATGATAGTCAATATGGGTCCTCACCATCCATCAATGCATGGTGTTCTTCGACTCATCGTTACTTTAGATGGTGAAGATGTTATTGACTGTGAACCCATATTGGGTTATTTACACAGAGGAAtggaaaaaattgcagaaaaccGAACAATTATACAATATCTGCCTTATGTAACACGTTGGGATTATTTAGCTACTATGTTCACAGAGGCAATAACAGTAAATGGACCAGAACAGTTGGGAAACATTCAAGTACCTAAAAGAGCTAGCTATATCAGAGCTATTATGCTGGAACTAAGTCGTATAGCTTCTCATTTGTTATGGCTTGGTCCTTTTATGGCAGATATCGGTGCACAGACAccttttttctatattttcagagagagagagttgataTATGATCTATTTGAAGCTGCCACAGGTATGCGAATGATGCATAATTATTTCCGTATCGGAGGAGTAGCTGCTGATTTACCTCATGGCTGGATAGATAAATGTTTGGATTTCTGCAATTATTTTTTAACAGTGGTTGCTGAATATCAAAAGCTTATTACGCGGAATCCCATTTTTTTGGAACGAGTTGAGGGGGTGGGCATTATTGGTGGAGAAGAAGCAATAAATTGGGGTTTATCAGGACCAATGCTACGAGCTTCCGGAATCGAGTGGGATCTTCGTAAGGTTGATCATTATGAATGTTACGACGAATTTGATTGGGAAATTCAATGGCAAAAAGAAGGAGATTCATTAGCTCGTTATTTAGTACGAATTAATGAAATGAAGGAATCCATAAAAATTATTCAACAGGCTCTGGAAGGAATTCCGGGGGGACCCTATGAAAATTTAGAAGTCCGACGCTTTGATAGAACAAAGGATTCTGAATGGAATGATTTTGAATATCGATTCATTAGTAAAAAGCCTTCTCCCACTTTTGAATTGTCGAAACAAGAACTTTATGTAAGAGTGGAAGCCCCAAAAGGAGAGCTGGGAATTTTTCTGATAGGAGATCAGAGTGTTTTTCCTTGGAGATGGAAAATTCGTCCACCGGGTTTTATTAATTTGCAAATTCTTCCTCAATTAGTTAAAAGAATGAAATTGGCTGATATTATGACAATACTAGGTAGTATAGATATTATTATGGGAGAAGTTGATCGTTGA